From Methylopila sp. M107, a single genomic window includes:
- a CDS encoding sugar O-acetyltransferase, producing MSEKQKMLAGELYRPDEEIAADHAKAVAWAAAYNGDPTRAPEERLKLLRALFADVGDDVTIRPPFHCDYGYNIRVGAGVFVNFNCVILDVCEVTIGARTQVGPGVQILAADHPRDAAQRRDLLEFGRPVTIGEDVWIGAGALILPGVTVGDGAIIGAGSVVTRDVAAGATVVGSPARTVAKAS from the coding sequence ATGAGCGAAAAGCAGAAGATGCTGGCGGGCGAGCTCTATCGACCGGACGAGGAGATCGCGGCCGACCACGCAAAGGCCGTCGCCTGGGCTGCAGCCTACAATGGCGACCCGACCCGCGCGCCCGAGGAGCGCCTGAAGCTGTTGCGCGCGCTCTTCGCCGACGTCGGCGACGACGTCACGATCCGCCCGCCCTTCCACTGCGACTACGGCTACAACATCCGCGTCGGCGCCGGCGTCTTCGTGAACTTCAACTGCGTGATCCTTGACGTCTGCGAGGTCACGATCGGCGCCCGGACGCAAGTGGGACCCGGCGTCCAGATCCTCGCCGCCGACCACCCGCGCGACGCCGCGCAGCGCCGCGACCTGCTGGAGTTCGGACGGCCCGTGACGATCGGCGAGGACGTTTGGATCGGCGCCGGCGCGCTCATCCTGCCGGGCGTGACGGTGGGCGACGGCGCGATCATCGGGGCGGGGAGCGTGGTGACGCGCGATGTGGCGGCGGGCGCGACGGTGGTGGGGAGCCCGGCGCGGACGGTGGCGAAGGCCAGCTGA
- the rpsR gene encoding 30S ribosomal protein S18: MAVESTSSSSGGQRRPFFRRRKTCPFSGAGAPKIDYKDVRLLQRYISERGKIVPSRITAVSAKKQRELAKAIKRARFLGLLPYVIK; the protein is encoded by the coding sequence ATGGCCGTCGAATCCACCTCGTCGTCGTCCGGCGGCCAGCGCCGTCCGTTCTTCCGCCGCCGCAAGACCTGCCCGTTCTCGGGGGCCGGCGCGCCGAAGATCGACTACAAGGACGTGCGCCTGCTGCAGCGCTACATCTCCGAGCGCGGCAAGATCGTGCCGTCGCGCATCACGGCGGTCTCCGCCAAGAAGCAGCGCGAGCTGGCCAAGGCCATCAAGCGCGCCCGCTTCCTCGGCCTGCTGCCCTACGTCATCAAGTGA
- the rpsF gene encoding 30S ribosomal protein S6, translating to MPLYEHVFLARQDVTSQQVEEMTAQYKSLLESQGGEVAKTEHWGVKPLAYRINKNRKAHYTLLNIDAPASAVAEMERQMGISEDVLRFMTIKVEELEEQPSAMLQRRDRDDRDDRPRGGGRGFGGGGDRDRGDRGPRRDRDDRPRNEEQN from the coding sequence ATGCCGCTCTACGAACACGTCTTCCTGGCGCGCCAGGACGTGACGTCGCAGCAGGTCGAGGAAATGACCGCCCAGTACAAGAGCCTCCTGGAAAGCCAGGGCGGCGAGGTCGCCAAGACCGAGCACTGGGGCGTCAAGCCGCTCGCCTACCGCATCAACAAGAACCGCAAGGCTCACTACACGCTCCTCAACATCGACGCGCCGGCTTCCGCCGTCGCCGAGATGGAGCGCCAGATGGGCATTTCCGAAGACGTCCTGCGCTTCATGACCATCAAGGTCGAGGAGCTCGAGGAGCAGCCGTCCGCGATGCTCCAGCGCCGCGACCGCGACGACCGTGACGACCGCCCGCGCGGCGGCGGCCGCGGCTTCGGCGGCGGCGGCGATCGTGACCGCGGCGACCGCGGCCCGCGCCGCGACCGCGACGACCGTCCGCGCAACGAGGAGCAGAACTGA